The genomic region GACCAGAAGATCAGGATCAGGCTGAAGGCCTGCGACCACGCCATGCTGGACAAGTCGGCCAGGGAGATCACCCAGGCGGCGCAGCGGGCCGGCGCGCGGGTCATGGGACCCATACCGCTGCCGACGAAACGGACCGTGTATACCGTCCTGCGCTCTCCCTTTATCGACAAGAAGTCGAGGGAACAGTTCGAAACGCGCGTGCACAAGCGCCTTATCGATATCTATGACACGTCGCAGCAGACGGTGGACGCGCTCCTGAAACTGGACCTGCCCGCCGGCGTGGACGTGGAAATCAGGGTGTAGGAGCCT from Gemmatimonadota bacterium harbors:
- the rpsJ gene encoding 30S ribosomal protein S10 — its product is MANQADQKIRIRLKACDHAMLDKSAREITQAAQRAGARVMGPIPLPTKRTVYTVLRSPFIDKKSREQFETRVHKRLIDIYDTSQQTVDALLKLDLPAGVDVEIRV